The following proteins are encoded in a genomic region of Tenebrio molitor chromosome 7, icTenMoli1.1, whole genome shotgun sequence:
- the LOC138134669 gene encoding venom acid phosphatase Acph-1-like, whose translation MTKLLLYFVILVSVALATSQEKNSLELVHVVFRHGDRTPEKYRLYPYDPHINVTYYPIGNGQLTNAGKRRLYLLGKALKKRYGNFLGTFTVDTVDARSTDYRRTKMSLQLVLASLFPPENELIWEKHLKWQPVPFTYWPIEKDHVLGEAYENCPRYLKLYYDYMETLDRRNLYGNYSDVAQYLERHAGINATTREMAEIYFTLRVELENGLELPDWTRQVYPQVLYQLAHLEYHVATATSEMKRLSSGFLLNKIITDTKLKMQNLLPQNRKMFLYSGHEYNIVFLMKLLGIYYSHIPPYGAYILVEIHNVKGVRSVKIFYQDYTMGKPRRMRLPKCQRFCRFERLVKLYQKYLPESEEECERVEE comes from the exons ATGACTAAACTACTTCTTTATTTTGTAATCTTGGTCTCAGTGGCTTTGGCCACGAGTCAGGAAAAAAATTCTCTAGAGCTGGTCCACGTG GTCTTCAGGCATGGGGATCGAACACCTGAAAAGTACCGCCTCTACCCGTACGACCCCCACATCAACGTCACTTACTATCCAATTGGCAATGGACAACtcacaaat GCGGGAAAAAGAAGGCTCTACCTCTTGGGGAAAGCTTTGAAAAAAAGATATGGTAATTTCTTGGGGACCTTTACCGTCGACACTGTAGATGCACGTTCTACCGACTACCGCAGGACGAAAATGTCCTTGCAACTGGTCCTGGCGTCGCTATTCCCACCTGAAAACGAACTCATTTGGGAGAAACATCTGAAATGGCAACCGGTGCCTTTCACCTATTGGCCCATCGAAAAGGATCAC GTGTTGGGGGAGGCTTATGAGAACTGTCCCCGCTACCTAAAGCTCTATTACGATTATATGGAAACATTGGACAGGAGAAATTTGTATGGGAATTACAGTGATGTGGCGCAATATCTGGAGAGACATGCAGGAATCAACGCAACAACTCGAGAGATGGCTGAGATATATTTCACCCTACGTGTAGAG cTTGAGAATGGACTGGAATTGCCAGACTGGACAAGACAAGTTTATCCACAAGTGTTGTATCAACTGGCACACTTGGAGTATCACGTCGCTACCGCAACGTCCGAGATGAAGAGGTTATCTTCAG GATTCCTCTTGAACAAGATTATCACAGacaccaaattaaaaatgcaaaatttgttgccccaaaacagaaaaatgtttctcTATTCGGGGCACGAGTATAATATCGTGTTCCTGATGAAGCTCTTGGGAATATATTATTCGCATATTCCGCCATATGGGGCGTACATCTTGGTCGAGATTCATAACGTCAAAGGAGTCAGAAGCGTCAAG ATTTTCTACCAAGACTACACTATGGGGAAGCCCAGAAGAATGAGACTACCAAAGTGTCAACGCTTCTGCAGGTTCGAGCGATTGGTCAAGCTCTACCAGAAATATTTGCCCGAGAGtgaagaagaatgtgaaaggGTAGAAGAGTGA
- the LOC138134371 gene encoding venom acid phosphatase Acph-1-like: MKDQGHRAERWENYINLQIPERTSYLSHNTMAFILKAVLYLSVFLCVSGAVIPSDEDTELILVSVIFRHGARTTYAFYPTDPNKNETFYPIGLGGLTNEGKLGEYKLGRYLKNLYEDFLGDVYTEDYVDVRSTDVTRTKMSAQLVLAGLFPPSEIQLWNQDLVWQPIPVAYKTAAEEDLFHPSGSCAYKSHVLDHLPENEEVQEVFIKPYKETFDYIQNKSGKAMRHPADMQDIYFIFKTENDMGLVMPNWTKDVFPEPTQSIASQVYGYHNFDPRVKQINSGFMVKKILDDSQKKIEGGSTKKIFLYSGHESTLGYMLNALGVTEPHVPPYGSAISFEVRKSADQFYIKLRYRNDTEATEPVDLTLPGCDLLCPIDQFLELLKNLIPTVSIEEACKLDEVATPDNHLR; this comes from the exons ATGAAGGATCAAGGACACCGGGCAGAAAGGTGGGAGAACTatataaatttacaaattcctGAAAGGACCAGTTACTTAAGTCACAACACTATGGCATTCATACTGAAAGCAGTACTGTACTTAAGCGTGTTCTTGTGTGTAAGTGGAGCTGTGATTCCATCCGACGAAGACACCGAATTAATTCTTGTGAGCGTG attttcCGGCATGGAGCTCGTACCACTTATGCCTTCTACCCCACAGACCCCAACAAGAACGAGACGTTCTACCCCATCGGTTTGGGAGGTCTCACTAAT GAGGGAAAGCTAGGAGAGTACAAATTGGGACGCTACCTGAAAAATCTCTACGAAGACTTCTTAGGTGACGTCTATACTGAAGACTACGTCGACGTGAGGAGCACTGACGTTACCAGAACAAAAATGAGTGCACAGTTGGTACTCGCTGGATTGTTTCCACCCAGCGAGATCCAGTTGTGGAACCAGGACCTAGTCTGGCAGCCCATTCCGGTGGCGTACAAGACAGCCGCAGAAGAAGAT TTGTTCCACCCTTCGGGGTCGTGTGCGTACAAGTCCCACGTGCTCGACCACCTCCCAGAGAACGAGGAAGTGCAAGAGGTTTTCATCAAGCCGTACAAGGAGACTTTCGATTACATCCAGAACAAATCAGGAAAGGCGATGCGTCACCCTGCAGACATGCAAGACATCTACTTCATATTCAAGACGGAGAACGACATGGGATTGGTGATGCCCAACTGGACCAAAGACGTGTTTCCGGAGCCGACCCAGAGCATAGCAAGCCAAGTGTACGGATACCACAACTTCGACCCAAGAGTCAAGCAGATCAATTCCGGTTTCATGGTGAAGAAGATTTTGGACGATTcgcagaaaaaaatcgagggGGGTTCCACCAAGAAAATTTTCTTGTATTCGGGGCACGAGTCGACGCTGGGGTACATGCTGAACGCTCTGGGAGTGACCGAGCCCCACGTGCCCCCCTACGGAAGCGCGATCTCCTTCGAAGTGCGCAAATCGGCCGACCAGTTCTACATCAAA TTGCGCTACAGAAATGACACCGAAGCCACCGAACCAGTCGACCTCACTCTGCCCGGATGCGACCTGCTCTGCCCCATTGACCAGTTTCTGGAATTGCTGAAAAACCTGATTCCCACAGTCTCCATCGAAGAAGCCTGCAAGCTCGACGAAGTCGCTACGCCCGACAACCACTTGAGATAG